A genomic region of Sarcophilus harrisii chromosome 6, mSarHar1.11, whole genome shotgun sequence contains the following coding sequences:
- the LOC100917198 gene encoding olfactory receptor 10AG1-like: protein MESTDKICQANLTNVEDFIFLGLSAQPDLQGFLFGIFFVIYMSIIIGNGLIILITKFDPVLQTPMYFFLGNFSFLEICYTSVTLPRMLQDLWSQNKHISLLSCAIQMCFFLILGVTECLLLAVMAYDRYVAICKPLYYPLIMNHKTCVQLVVSAWLSGMPFQVGQVYHIFSLPFCDSNKLDHVFCDIPPLLKLACGDTSLNEISVYADAFLFGMIPFLWILNSYIRIITTILKLPSATGRSKAFSTCSSHLIVVGLFFMSASISYFHPKSNQSIGKGKILSLFYTIVTPMFNPMIYSLRNKDVIMAVRKLFFDKSY from the coding sequence atgGAATCAACAGACAAAATTTGCCAAGCAAATCTTACTAATGTGGAAGACTTTATTTTCCTGGGATTATCAGCCCAACCAGACCTCCAAGGGTTCCTGTTCGGTATTTTCTTTGTCATATACATGAGTATCATAATAGGTAATGGCcttattattttaataaccaAGTTTGATCCAGTTCTTCAAACccccatgtattttttccttgggaaTTTTTCCTTCTTGGAAATATGCTATACATCAGTGACACTTCCCAGAATGTTGCAGGACTTATGGAGCCAGAACAAACATATTTCTCTACTGTCTTGTGCaattcaaatgtgtttctttctaattcttgGAGTCACTGAGTGTTTGCTTCTGGCTGTGATGGCCTATGACCGCTATGTTGCTATTTGTAAACCCTTATACTATCCTCTCATCATGAATCATAAAACATGTGTCCAGCTTGTTGTGAGTGCTTGGCTCAGTGGAATGCCATTTCAGGTAGGACAGGTATACCATATATTTTCCTTGCCTTTCTGTGATTCCAACAAACTTGATCATGTTTTCTGTGATATCCCTCCATTGTTGAAGCTGGCCTGTGGGGATActtctttaaatgaaatttcagtTTATGCTGATGCTTTTTTGTTTGGTATGATTCCTTTTCTTTGGATACTGAATTCCTATATCAGGATCATCACCACAATCCTAAAGCTTCCATCAGCCACGGGGAGATCCAAAGCATTTTCTACATGTTCATCCCACCTCATTGTTGTTGGCTTATTCTTTATGTCTGCttccatttcatattttcatcCCAAATCTAATCAAtcaataggaaaaggaaaaattctctcccttttctataCTATTGTGACGCCAATGTTCAATCCCATGATATATAGTCTAAGGAACAAGGATGTAATAATGGcagtgagaaaattattttttgataagTCATATTAG